The genomic stretch ATGTCTCTCCAAACCATGCAAAAAGAAATAGAATATCTTGTCAGCCAGTATGCCAGGTCTATTGATGAGGCAGATACTGATCTTGCAGCAACCCTCTGGTCAACGACGGATGAGGCGACATTTATCCATCCCAGAAGCCATGAACGCGGTTGGGAACAGGTGAAAAAGCGGCTCTATGAGGAGACGATGCGTGACAGATTCACCCATCGGAAACTTCAGATTCATGATCTCGATGTACAGTGCTACGAGAACATGGCAATTGCGGTATTCTACTGGACGTTTGACGCAATTTTTCGGAGCGACGGGAGGCTGCACCGGACGCAAGGAAGAGAAACCCAAGTCTTTCGATATACTGACGACCGTTGGCTGCTGGTGCATGTCCACTATTCTGGAATGCCAATCACAGGGGAACGAGAAGGTTTTTGATACGTCCCGGGCTTTTATAGTAAGGAGATACAAGATGTCTGAACCAAAAGAACAATCACGCGC from Deltaproteobacteria bacterium encodes the following:
- a CDS encoding nuclear transport factor 2 family protein, whose translation is MSKGEPNLMSLQTMQKEIEYLVSQYARSIDEADTDLAATLWSTTDEATFIHPRSHERGWEQVKKRLYEETMRDRFTHRKLQIHDLDVQCYENMAIAVFYWTFDAIFRSDGRLHRTQGRETQVFRYTDDRWLLVHVHYSGMPITGEREGF